The Peromyscus maniculatus bairdii isolate BWxNUB_F1_BW_parent chromosome 6, HU_Pman_BW_mat_3.1, whole genome shotgun sequence genome has a segment encoding these proteins:
- the B3galnt1 gene encoding UDP-GalNAc:beta-1,3-N-acetylgalactosaminyltransferase 1, translating into MAPAVLTTLPNRMSLRSLKWSLLLLSLLSFLVMWYLSLPHYNVIERVNWMYFYEYEPIYRQDFHFTLREHSNCSHQNPFLVILVTSRPSDVKARQAIRVTWGEKKSWWGYEVLTFFLLGQQAEREDKMLALSLEDEHLLYGDIIRQDFLDTYNNLTLKTIMAFRWVIEFCPNAKYVMKTDTDVFINTGNLVKYLLNLNHSEQFFTGYPLIDNYSYRGFFQKNHISYQEYPFKVFPPYCSGLGYIMSGDLVPRIYEMMSHVKPIKFEDVYVGICLNLLKVDIHIPEDTNLFFLYRIHLDVCQLRRVIAAHGFSSKEIITFWQVMLRNTTCHY; encoded by the coding sequence ATGGCCCCGGCTGTCTTGACTACTCTTCCCAATAGGATGTCACTGAGATCGCTCAAATGGAGCCTCCTGCTGCTGTCCCTGCTGAGCTTCCTGGTGATGTGGTACCTCAGCCTTCCCCACTACAATGTCATTGAGCGTGTGAACTGGATGTACTTTTATGAGTATGAGCCAATTTACAGACAAGACTTTCACTTCACACTGCGGGAACATTCCAACTGCTCTCACCAGAACCCATTCCTGGTCATCCTGGTGACCTCGCGTCCCTCAGATGTGAAAGCCAGACAAGCAATTAGAGTTACTTGGGGTGAAAAAAAGTCCTGGTGGGGATATGAGGTTCTTACTTTTTTCTTATTAGGCCAGCAGGCTGAAAGGGAAGACAAAATGTTAGCGCTGTCCTTAGAAGATGAGCACCTTCTCTATGGCGATATTATACGGCAGGATTTTTTAGACACATACAATAACTTGACCTTGAAAACCATTATGGCTTTCAGGTGGGTGATTGAATTTTGCCCCAATGCCAAGTACGTCATGAAAACAGACACTGATGTTTTCATCAACACCGGCAATTTAGTCAAGTACCTTCTGAACCTGAACCACTCAGAGCAGTTTTTCACAGGTTATCCCCTAATTGATAACTACTCCTATAGAGGGTTTTTCCAGAAAAACCATATTTCATATCAGGAGTACCCTTTCAAGGTGTTTCCCCCCTACTGTAGTGGGCTGGGCTACATTATGTCTGGTGACCTCGTGCCGAGGATCTATGAAATGATGAGTCACGTGAAACCCATCAAGTTTGAAGATGTGTATGTGGGGATCTGTTTGAATTTGTTAAAAGTGGACATTCATATTCCGGAAGAcacaaatcttttctttctttatagaaTCCACTTGGATGTGTGTCAGCTCAGACGGGTGATTGCAGCCCATGGCTTTTCTTCCAAGGAGATCATCACATTTTGGCAGGTTATGCTGAGGAACACTACATGCCATTACTAA